The segment GCCCTCGACACACAATCACGTGCCCGACGCCTGCTCTTCGTTGAGCCGGAAATGCGCCGCGCCGCGCTCGTAGCCGAGCTGCGCGAGCGTCTGCTCCTCCTCTACGGCCGTGAAGCGGTGCCGCGACTTGTCGTCATTGAGATAGTACGCCTTGTCCGAGGGCGGATTCGGCACGAACACCGAGCGTGCCCATATCTTGATCGCGCTGAGCACCGTGTCAGTGGGGAACTTCCGCGTAATCGGCTGGTCGGCCGAGATGTAGTCGCAGTGCACCTGCACTTCCTTGACGCCATCCGGCTTGTCGGGCTTAGCCGACTTGTCCGACTGATCCGGCTGCTCTGCGCTACGGCTGTACTGATCGGGCGTCTCGGTATGGGCATCGGTGGCCAGCGCCGCGCTGTGCGGCGGGTGCTGCGTGTGGTCCTGCGTGTCGTCGTACATCGAGCGTGGTGTCGTCATGTCCGCCTCCGGATGGCGCCGTGTGATACGAGCGACCAAGCGTACCGGCTACGTTGCGCGGTCATCACCATGGTCACTGTAACAACGCGGGGACGTCACCCGCGCGGTGACGTCCCCGTGCTGTTGCGGCACACGCGCCACGCCATTCGCCGTGCCTACGTGAACCGCCCGCAGCGCATCAGCTGATAAAACATCGCTTCGCGTGACACATCGTAGGTTTGCGCGAGCTGTTGCGGCAGACCCGCTGACAGCGGCTTGGCGATCTTCCGGATCCACGGGCTGGGAATCAACAATTCGGACGCGAACGTGTTGGCCTCAATCTCAAAGGCGCTGCGGCCTTCCGACTCGCTATCCTGCTCGAAGACGCCAGAGTACCCAAGGGTATCGGCGGGCAGCGGCATGTCGGACAGGTGATGCGTGAGACGCCAGTGTCCGAGTTCGTGCGCAAGCGTGAATCGCTGCCGCTCGCGGCTTCGCCCGCGAGTATTGATCACAATTTCTCGCTGGTCGGGATAGAGCTGACCCGACAACTTTCCTTCGACCTCGACGAACACCACAGCAAGGCCGCAGGCGCGCGCCAGCGCCTCGACGTCGACGGCAGGCATCGTCACCTTGTGCTGCTTGAGGAGCGCCAGCGCGGCATCGCGCGCCATCTTGCGTCGCGGTTCGGCGGCACGCAGTCGCTCGTCCGCATCAAAGTCGGGCGCATACTCACGCGCCGCACGCATCGAGAAGTCGAGTTCGTCCATACTAACAATCCGTACCGTCAGAACGGGGCCTCGCCGCCGCAGCATCGGCGCGCGTCAGTTCGGGCGCCACGCGTCGATAGGCTGCCAAAAACTTTGCGGCGCCGGCGTTTTCTTGCTGAACGGCGGCGAACGCGAGGCGCAGACTATCCCTGCGCGCATCCTGTACCGCCTGCTGCTGATCGAAGCGGCCCAGCGCAAAGCGTGCCCTCGACTCCACGCTCTGGCAGACGGCGCGCCGGGCGGTTAATGCCAGCAAGTCACCAAAGCGGTCGAGTGGTTCGTGCACGGCGGCAGCAAACAGCAGGACACGGTCCACGCCGAGTTGATACCATGGCTTTGTCTTCGTCTCAACCGCCGCCCAGTCAGCGGTCGGCACGCCGGACAGCCGCGCGGCGTGTTCGGTGGTCAGCCCCGCACGCTCGCGGAGCTGACGGAAGAGCTCTGGGGGGGACTGCGCATGGCACGCGGCCTCGAGGCCGCGTGCGGCGCGCACCTGCGCGCGTTCCCGCTCCCGCACGCTTCGCAGCTGCGCGAGGCGCTCAGACGTGACCGACGCGTCGGGCAACGTTTCGGCCAGCACGTCTGCCGCGCCGGACGAGAGGGGAACGTCGCGAAACAGCCCGGACTGGCGTAGACGCTCGAACCACACGTCAAGCCGCTCCGTGTCGAGCGACGTTATGTCGGCCGAGGTGGCGACTGCGTCTATCGCGGCGCGGAGGCGTGCCAGCGAGGTATCGAGCATCGCATCCGTTGCCGGGCGAGCCTGCTCGCCCGCAGCACCGCGAGCGGTGTCCTTAGACATCGTGACTCCAATGGTTAGGCGTGCACCGCATGCACTCGCGTCGGTGCGGCAGCGCAGAAAAAGGAGGGCGCACGCTCATGAGGCCTGCTGGCTGGCCGGTAGTCGCCGCATAAAGGCTTTCGCCAACTTTGCTTTGGCCTTGTAGCGCAGCTTTCTGACCAAATCGACCGGCTTCGCCACGTATTGCGCGATCTGCGCGTCCGAGTCGTCGTTGATGAAGGTGCACCACAGAATTGTTTGGTCGGTTTCCGACAGCGAGGCGAAGGCGTCCCGCATGATGCGCTTGCGCTCACTGCGGGGGGAATCGTCTTCGGCGTCCACATCCGGGCTGAGCGGACTCCCGTCCGGATCGGAGGCCTCTGCGGAGTCGGACAGCAATCGCTCCGCCATCTCGTCGAATGACACCAGCTCGACGCCCGTCGGTGGCACGACACCGAGCCGCCCGCGACGCGCGTCGAGGATGACGCGGTCGGCGATCTTGATGCACCAGGAGCGAAACGACTTCGGTCCCCGTGCCTTGAACTTCTCGACGCCGCGCTGGATGCACAGCGCGGCTTTCATCAGCAAGTCGTCGCCGGCGTCCGCTCCGAGGTCACCGGCGCGAACATCAATGAATCCCTTGATCGCTCCCATATGGCGACGCTCGAATTCGGACCACGCCTGCGCGCTCGTCCGGTCGTCCGCGTCAAAACGCAGCCCCCGGGCGAGGTCGGCATCGCTGACTTCACGCCATTCGATGGCCGGAGCGGGGTCCAGCTCAGAATCCGTCATGGCCATTCGCGAAGTGGAGAGGTGAAGGAGACACGTGGGAAGATCGGAAGCGTTCGGCAGGCAGGCGCTGCCAGCGATGACAGCACTTTGTACCGGCGCCGCCGACGGGCGCTGGTCCGCGGCACGACGGTGGCGCCTGACCGCGGAGCAGGCTGCACTGAGACAACGCCATCATGTCACCACCGAACAGAAACCGACAACCGCCTGAGGCTTCCGGCACCGCAATCGAATGTCGCACGAATCCGGATAACGCCCGTCCTGAATCCACGAGCGCGGTGCACAGCCCGGAGAACGTCCTTTAAGAGAGACGGCGCCAACGGATCACGCG is part of the Gemmatimonas sp. genome and harbors:
- a CDS encoding ImmA/IrrE family metallo-endopeptidase → MDELDFSMRAAREYAPDFDADERLRAAEPRRKMARDAALALLKQHKVTMPAVDVEALARACGLAVVFVEVEGKLSGQLYPDQREIVINTRGRSRERQRFTLAHELGHWRLTHHLSDMPLPADTLGYSGVFEQDSESEGRSAFEIEANTFASELLIPSPWIRKIAKPLSAGLPQQLAQTYDVSREAMFYQLMRCGRFT
- a CDS encoding sigma-70 family RNA polymerase sigma factor yields the protein MTDSELDPAPAIEWREVSDADLARGLRFDADDRTSAQAWSEFERRHMGAIKGFIDVRAGDLGADAGDDLLMKAALCIQRGVEKFKARGPKSFRSWCIKIADRVILDARRGRLGVVPPTGVELVSFDEMAERLLSDSAEASDPDGSPLSPDVDAEDDSPRSERKRIMRDAFASLSETDQTILWCTFINDDSDAQIAQYVAKPVDLVRKLRYKAKAKLAKAFMRRLPASQQAS